The Pantoea sp. Aalb genomic interval TAATAAAAATTAAATTTTAAATTATTTTAAGATATAATTAAAACAATTAGTATCATTAAGCTTTTAATACTAAATATATAGATTTTCTTGAATTTTAATAATGTAAGAGGATATTTTGTGCATGATAACGAATTGTACGAATCATTGCTTCTAAACCTTGAGTACGTGAAGGAGTTAAAAATTGAGTTAATTTTAACTGATTAAAAAAATAATTGATATTTAAATCAATAATTTGCTTTACATTTAATCCATTATATAAAATAAATACTAAAGCAATTAATCCTTTAACTATAGCTGTATCGCTATCACCCTCAAATTCAATTGATCCATTAGTTTGAAGAATCATTCTAATCCAAACTTGACTTTGGCATCCAGATACAAGATGTTCTTTATGATATAATGTTTTAGAGTATTCTGGTAATTTTTTACCTAATTCAATAATATAAAGATATTTTTCTTCCCAATTAGAACAACGGTTAAAATTATACAATATTTTTTTTATATCTGGTAATTTCACCATCGATTAAATCCTAATATATTTATTTATCTAGTAAATGATGAATACGATTCAAACCCATTACTAATCGATCTACTTCTTCTTCATTATTGTATATAGCTAAAGAAGCTCGGCACATTGCTGATACAGCATAATGATGCATTAAAGGCATAGCGCAATGGTGCCCATTACGAATTGCAATACCATATTGATCTAAAAAACTGCTTACATCAAATGCATGGTGTTTTCCTAAATTAAAAGCAATAACTCCACTACGATGCTGTATTGGACCATAAATAACTAAATCAGGTATAGAAGAAAGTTTATTTAAAGCGTAATTCATCAAAGTTGTTTCACGTTTATTAATTATATCTAAACCGATTTCATTAATCCATTCTAAAGCAGCACCGAAACCAATAATACCACCAATATTAGGTGTACCTGCTTCAAAACGCCATGGAAGAGTATTCCAAGTAGTACCGGTTGGTAGATTAATTTGTTTGAGCATTGCTCCACCTCCTTCCCAAGGAGGCATAGTATCAAGTATTGATTTACGACCATATAGTATACCAACACCGGTTGGACCATACATTTTATGACTAGAAAATACATAAAAATCACAATCAAGATCTTGTACATTAATACTATGATGCATAACTGCTTGAGCACCATCTACCAACGTTAATACCCCAGCTTCTTTTGCTTTAGCAACAATTTTTTTTATAGGATTAATAGTACCTAATACATTAGAAATATGAGCAATAGCTAATAAACGTGTACGTTTATCAATTAATTTACTGAGAGATTCGATCATCAATTCACCATGATTGTTAATTGGTAAAATGCGAATCTCTATACCTGTACGATCTACTATCATTTGCCATGGGACAATATTAGAATGATGTTCCATTTCAGTAATAATAATATTATCTCCTGGTTCTAAATAATTTCCTCCCCAACTATTAGCGACTAAATTAATA includes:
- the sufE gene encoding cysteine desulfuration protein SufE → MVKLPDIKKILYNFNRCSNWEEKYLYIIELGKKLPEYSKTLYHKEHLVSGCQSQVWIRMILQTNGSIEFEGDSDTAIVKGLIALVFILYNGLNVKQIIDLNINYFFNQLKLTQFLTPSRTQGLEAMIRTIRYHAQNILLHY
- the sufS gene encoding cysteine desulfurase SufS, encoding MTFNLTRVRAEFPILNRKINGYPLAYLDSAASSQRPLKVITAESDFYQYEYAAVHRGNHYLSAQATTRIENIRSQVSHFINASFPEEIIFVKGTTEGINLVANSWGGNYLEPGDNIIITEMEHHSNIVPWQMIVDRTGIEIRILPINNHGELMIESLSKLIDKRTRLLAIAHISNVLGTINPIKKIVAKAKEAGVLTLVDGAQAVMHHSINVQDLDCDFYVFSSHKMYGPTGVGILYGRKSILDTMPPWEGGGAMLKQINLPTGTTWNTLPWRFEAGTPNIGGIIGFGAALEWINEIGLDIINKRETTLMNYALNKLSSIPDLVIYGPIQHRSGVIAFNLGKHHAFDVSSFLDQYGIAIRNGHHCAMPLMHHYAVSAMCRASLAIYNNEEEVDRLVMGLNRIHHLLDK